One window from the genome of Mumia sp. ZJ1417 encodes:
- a CDS encoding LuxR family transcriptional regulator, whose amino-acid sequence MPDWPAEYETLRDADREHDLPAEDLERLAVAAFMLGRDDEVVPLRERALHDYVAGGRRADAVVCGFWIGWHLMMRGDIAQAQGWTARLRRLADDNDPRVQGMLAQQAAVARMWGGDPAGALPDFERSVEIAARERETDVLVLALLGRGRCLHLLGRDAECTAVMDEAMTYVSAGRVQPQVAGLLYCAVIDMCMGHFDLARAQEWTRALTAWVDEHRGAVAYRGTCLVHRAEILQLRGNWSEAAERADEACVLLDVRPEPAVAAAHYRVGELARLRGRLADAEAAYQRASELGLEVQPGLALLRLAQGRPDVALAGLDRVLGEESDDPRARPLQLAARVEICLAMADVGAAEDAAVSLASMGGPDAPPFLRALVEHASGAVLLARGDARAALPRLRRAWTLWRDVDAPYEAARARSLVARACDALGDTDAAVMEADAARAALDRLGAVGTPFGVAGDAAASGPLSPRELEVLRLVATGATNRAIAAELVLSEKTVARHLSNIFGKLALPNRAAATAYAFEHRLV is encoded by the coding sequence GTGCCGGACTGGCCTGCAGAGTACGAGACGTTGCGCGACGCCGACCGCGAGCACGATCTGCCGGCCGAGGACCTCGAGCGCCTCGCGGTCGCTGCCTTCATGCTCGGCCGCGACGACGAGGTCGTGCCGTTGCGCGAGCGTGCCCTGCACGACTACGTCGCGGGCGGACGCCGTGCGGACGCCGTCGTGTGCGGGTTCTGGATCGGGTGGCACCTGATGATGCGCGGCGACATCGCGCAGGCGCAGGGATGGACGGCGCGATTGCGGCGGCTCGCGGACGACAACGACCCGCGGGTGCAGGGCATGCTGGCGCAGCAGGCCGCGGTGGCACGCATGTGGGGCGGAGACCCCGCCGGCGCGCTCCCGGACTTCGAGCGCTCGGTCGAGATCGCGGCGCGTGAACGCGAGACCGACGTCCTGGTGCTCGCGCTGCTCGGACGTGGGCGGTGCCTGCACCTGCTCGGCCGCGACGCGGAGTGCACGGCCGTGATGGACGAGGCGATGACCTACGTCTCCGCGGGCCGGGTCCAGCCTCAGGTCGCCGGCCTGCTGTACTGCGCGGTCATCGACATGTGCATGGGCCACTTCGACCTCGCGCGTGCGCAGGAGTGGACGCGCGCCCTGACCGCGTGGGTCGACGAGCACCGCGGTGCCGTCGCCTACCGCGGGACCTGTCTCGTCCACCGTGCGGAGATCCTTCAGCTGCGGGGCAACTGGAGCGAGGCCGCCGAGCGAGCCGACGAGGCGTGCGTGCTCCTCGACGTACGGCCGGAGCCGGCCGTGGCCGCGGCCCACTACCGCGTGGGCGAGCTCGCGCGACTGCGCGGACGCCTGGCCGACGCGGAGGCGGCGTACCAGCGCGCGTCGGAGCTCGGCCTCGAGGTCCAACCCGGACTTGCGCTCCTGCGGCTGGCCCAGGGGAGGCCCGATGTGGCGCTGGCCGGCCTCGATCGCGTGCTCGGGGAAGAATCTGACGATCCCCGTGCACGTCCGCTGCAGCTCGCGGCACGGGTCGAGATCTGCCTCGCTATGGCCGACGTCGGAGCGGCCGAGGACGCCGCCGTCTCGCTCGCATCGATGGGCGGACCCGACGCTCCGCCGTTCCTGCGGGCGCTCGTCGAGCACGCGAGCGGCGCCGTCCTCCTCGCTCGTGGGGACGCGCGAGCAGCGTTGCCGAGACTGCGACGGGCCTGGACGCTCTGGCGCGACGTCGATGCGCCGTACGAGGCGGCACGGGCACGCAGCCTCGTCGCGCGGGCCTGCGACGCTCTGGGGGACACCGACGCCGCCGTGATGGAGGCCGACGCCGCACGCGCGGCGCTCGACCGGCTGGGAGCCGTGGGGACCCCCTTCGGCGTCGCAGGCGACGCCGCGGCGTCCGGCCCCCTCTCCCCGCGTGAGCTGGAGGTGCTCCGGTTGGTCGCGACCGGTGCGACGAACCGTGCCATCGCGGCCGAGCTCGTCCTCTCGGAGAAGACCGTCGCGCGGCACCTGAGCAACATCTTCGGCAAGCTCGCACTCCCGAACCGTGCCGCCGCGACCGCGTACGCCTTCGAGCACCGCCTCGTCTGA
- a CDS encoding NAD(P)/FAD-dependent oxidoreductase has protein sequence MSTQGTETQGSEQKVGTVVIGAGQAGLVMGYRLQCADEDFVVLEAAPRVGDSWRRRYDSLRLFSLPRYASLPGWRIPARGFPTRDEMADYLEAYARRFEIPVRTGEPVRRVTREGEGFRVETDAGPYLADKVVVTTGAHAVPIVPALAADLDPAVRQIHSLDYRGPVQLAPGGVLVVGAGNSGTDVALEAADAGHRTWLAGRHPGQVPFDIDGVAGRVMTPIVMFVFRRVLTRRTPMGRRFMAKAEGHGVMLVRNKLADLEDAGVVQIDRIESVVGGRAVSCDDEAPDVSTVVWCTGSRPDHRFLDVPGAFGDDGEALHDRGVSSVPGLSFLGLELQYAVSSAMIQGVDRDARHLLRRMRAAQPARRDSRDVAPEPVAPVTGA, from the coding sequence ATGAGCACGCAGGGAACCGAGACGCAGGGCAGCGAACAGAAGGTTGGCACGGTCGTGATCGGTGCCGGTCAGGCCGGGCTGGTGATGGGATACCGCCTCCAGTGCGCCGACGAGGACTTCGTGGTCCTGGAGGCGGCGCCTCGGGTCGGCGACTCGTGGCGCCGCCGGTACGACTCGCTGCGGCTCTTCAGCCTGCCGCGGTATGCGAGCCTGCCGGGCTGGCGGATCCCCGCGCGGGGGTTCCCGACGCGCGACGAGATGGCCGACTATCTGGAGGCGTACGCGCGCCGTTTCGAGATCCCGGTCAGGACCGGCGAGCCGGTCCGCCGGGTGACCCGCGAGGGGGAGGGGTTCCGGGTGGAGACGGACGCGGGGCCTTACCTCGCCGACAAGGTCGTCGTCACCACCGGCGCGCACGCGGTTCCGATCGTCCCCGCGCTCGCGGCGGACCTCGATCCCGCCGTCCGGCAGATCCACTCGCTCGACTACCGCGGACCGGTCCAGCTCGCGCCCGGCGGCGTCCTGGTGGTCGGTGCCGGCAACTCCGGGACTGACGTCGCGCTCGAGGCCGCGGACGCCGGGCATCGGACCTGGCTCGCCGGACGGCACCCCGGTCAGGTCCCCTTCGACATCGACGGCGTCGCCGGCCGCGTGATGACGCCGATCGTGATGTTCGTGTTTCGGCGCGTGCTCACGCGGCGCACGCCGATGGGGCGACGCTTCATGGCGAAGGCCGAGGGCCACGGCGTGATGCTCGTCCGCAACAAGCTGGCCGATCTCGAGGACGCTGGGGTCGTCCAGATCGACAGGATCGAGTCGGTCGTGGGTGGCCGGGCGGTCTCGTGCGACGACGAGGCGCCCGACGTGTCGACGGTCGTCTGGTGCACCGGGTCGCGTCCGGACCACCGGTTCCTGGACGTGCCCGGTGCCTTCGGCGACGACGGCGAGGCCCTCCACGACCGCGGCGTCTCGTCGGTGCCCGGCCTGTCCTTCCTCGGGCTCGAGCTCCAGTACGCGGTCTCCTCGGCGATGATCCAGGGCGTCGACCGCGACGCCCGCCATCTCCTCCGCAGGATGCGTGCCGCGCAGCCCGCGCGCCGCGATTCGCGGGACGTCGCACCCGAGCCGGTTGCTCCGGTGACGGGGGCGTGA
- the thrS gene encoding threonine--tRNA ligase, with protein MSELNVTVVGPARRQDRALATGTKAWELFAEDPDVIAVKVDGALKDLSYDLEPGDTIEPVAISSKDGRDILRHSTAHVMAQAVQDLFPAAKLGIGPPVEDGFYYDFDVETPFTPEDLEKIESRMRKIVKENQRFSRRPIDDDEARVELADEPYKLELIGLKSTAGDGDLEGAAEGASVEVGSGGLTMYDNLNRKGEVAWTDLCRGPHLPTTKRIPAFTLMRSAAAYWRGSEKNKQLQRIYGTAWESKEALAEHLHRIEEAQRRDHRRLGNELDLYSFPDLIGPGLPVFHPKGGVIKREMEDYVRRRHIEEGFSYVGTPHIAKEDLYFTSGHLPYYGEGMFPPMDVDGQNYRLKAMNCPMHNLIYSSRGRSYRELPLRLFEFGTVYRDEKSGVLQGLTRVRMISQDDSHSYVTEEGAADEVRHLLDFILGLLRDFGLDDYYIELSTRDDQNLEKFIGSDEEWEVATKVLHDVAVASGLELVPDPGGAAFYGPKISVQTRDAIGRTWQMSTIQYDFNQPKRFGLEYTAADGSRKQPVMIHSAKFGSIERFLGVLVEHYAGAFPPWLAPVQVVAIPIAERHVDYLYEVAARLKAHGIRVEVDESDERMQKKIRTAQTQKVPFMLIAGDDDVEAGAVSFRYRSGDQDNGVDVDDAVARIVQAVTDRVQV; from the coding sequence GTGTCCGAGCTCAACGTCACCGTCGTCGGTCCCGCGCGTCGACAGGACCGCGCCTTGGCGACGGGTACGAAGGCGTGGGAGCTCTTCGCCGAGGATCCCGACGTCATCGCCGTGAAGGTCGACGGAGCCCTCAAGGACCTCTCGTACGACCTCGAGCCCGGCGACACGATCGAGCCCGTCGCCATCTCCAGCAAGGACGGTCGCGACATCCTGCGCCACTCGACGGCGCACGTGATGGCGCAGGCGGTCCAGGACCTGTTCCCCGCGGCCAAGCTCGGCATCGGCCCGCCAGTCGAAGACGGCTTCTACTACGACTTCGACGTCGAGACGCCGTTCACCCCTGAGGACCTCGAGAAGATCGAGTCCCGGATGCGCAAGATCGTCAAGGAGAACCAGCGGTTCTCGCGTCGCCCGATCGACGACGACGAGGCGCGCGTCGAGCTCGCGGACGAGCCGTACAAGCTCGAGCTGATCGGCCTCAAGAGCACCGCCGGCGACGGCGACCTGGAGGGTGCGGCCGAGGGCGCGAGCGTCGAGGTCGGCTCCGGCGGGCTCACGATGTACGACAACCTCAACCGCAAGGGCGAGGTCGCCTGGACCGACCTATGTCGCGGCCCGCACCTGCCGACGACCAAGCGCATCCCGGCATTCACGCTGATGCGCAGCGCCGCCGCGTACTGGCGGGGCAGCGAGAAGAACAAGCAGCTCCAGCGCATCTACGGCACCGCCTGGGAGAGCAAGGAGGCGCTCGCCGAGCACCTCCACCGCATCGAGGAGGCGCAGCGTCGCGACCACCGCAGGCTCGGCAACGAGCTCGACCTCTACTCGTTCCCCGACCTCATCGGCCCGGGGCTGCCGGTCTTCCACCCCAAGGGTGGCGTGATCAAGCGCGAGATGGAGGACTACGTCCGCCGGCGCCACATCGAGGAGGGTTTCTCCTACGTCGGCACCCCGCACATCGCCAAGGAGGACCTCTACTTCACGTCGGGCCACCTGCCGTACTACGGCGAGGGCATGTTCCCCCCGATGGACGTCGACGGTCAGAACTACCGCCTCAAGGCGATGAACTGCCCGATGCACAACCTCATCTACTCCTCGCGAGGCCGCTCGTACCGTGAGCTGCCCCTGCGCCTCTTCGAGTTCGGCACGGTCTACCGCGACGAGAAGTCGGGCGTCCTGCAGGGCCTGACCCGTGTGCGCATGATCAGTCAGGACGACTCCCACTCGTACGTCACCGAGGAGGGGGCCGCCGACGAGGTCCGCCACCTGCTCGACTTCATCCTCGGACTGCTGCGCGACTTCGGGCTCGACGACTACTACATCGAGCTGTCGACGCGCGACGACCAGAACCTCGAGAAGTTCATCGGCTCCGACGAGGAGTGGGAGGTCGCGACCAAGGTCCTCCACGACGTCGCGGTCGCCAGCGGTCTCGAGCTGGTGCCCGACCCGGGTGGTGCCGCCTTCTACGGCCCCAAGATCTCCGTCCAGACCCGCGACGCCATCGGCCGGACGTGGCAGATGTCGACGATCCAGTACGACTTCAACCAGCCGAAGCGCTTCGGCCTGGAGTACACCGCGGCGGACGGCTCCCGCAAGCAGCCGGTGATGATCCACTCGGCGAAGTTCGGGTCGATCGAGCGGTTCCTCGGCGTGCTCGTCGAGCACTACGCGGGCGCCTTCCCTCCGTGGCTGGCACCCGTCCAGGTCGTCGCGATCCCGATCGCGGAGCGCCACGTCGACTACCTGTACGAGGTCGCTGCGCGCCTGAAGGCGCACGGGATCCGGGTGGAGGTCGACGAGTCTGACGAGCGGATGCAGAAGAAGATCCGTACCGCCCAGACCCAGAAGGTCCCGTTCATGCTGATCGCGGGCGACGACGACGTCGAGGCCGGTGCCGTCTCCTTCCGCTACCGCAGCGGCGACCAGGACAACGGCGTGGACGTGGACGACGCGGTCGCACGGATCGTCCAGGCGGTCACCGACCGGGTTCAGGTATGA
- a CDS encoding HIT domain-containing protein encodes MTSEVGAGDPWGRPDAGFEGFDRLWTPHRMAYITDEGPREEGCPFCRMQERADDETLIVARGAHVYAVLNLHPYNPGHLMVVTNRHVGELEELSDDEAHELTAMTQQAVRVLKRVSGPAAFNVGLNLGAVAGGSLSQHLHQHVVPRWMGDSNYITVTGHTKVLPQLLAETRDLLVKAWDA; translated from the coding sequence ATGACCTCGGAGGTCGGGGCGGGTGATCCGTGGGGCCGTCCCGATGCGGGATTCGAGGGGTTCGACCGTCTGTGGACCCCTCACCGGATGGCGTACATCACCGATGAGGGTCCGCGCGAGGAGGGCTGCCCGTTCTGCCGGATGCAGGAGCGCGCCGACGACGAGACGCTGATCGTCGCGCGGGGAGCGCACGTGTACGCGGTGCTCAACCTGCACCCGTACAACCCGGGCCACCTCATGGTCGTCACCAACCGGCACGTGGGCGAGCTCGAGGAGCTCTCCGACGACGAGGCGCACGAGCTGACCGCGATGACCCAGCAGGCCGTGCGGGTCCTCAAGCGGGTGAGCGGGCCGGCGGCGTTCAACGTCGGTCTCAACCTCGGCGCGGTCGCCGGCGGGTCGTTGTCGCAACACCTCCACCAGCACGTCGTGCCGCGATGGATGGGCGACTCCAACTACATCACCGTCACGGGACACACCAAGGTGCTGCCGCAGCTGCTCGCCGAGACCCGTGACCTGCTCGTGAAGGCGTGGGACGCCTGA
- the pgsA gene encoding phosphatidylinositol phosphate synthase, translated as MLERFRATWAKIMSPIADLFLKLGISPDVVTFVGTLGVTAGALWFFPRGEFFVGVLVVTAFVFSDMVDGLMARKSGRSSAWGAFLDSTLDRIGDAAIFGGLVLWYAGDGNDLLMTSVALWCLVGGQLTSYARARAEALGMEAKGGIAERSDRLVAVLAMTGLSGLFDLPVLRTIVLWTLAVASTITVVQRILMVRRQALAQA; from the coding sequence ATGCTCGAACGCTTCCGGGCGACCTGGGCCAAGATCATGAGCCCGATCGCCGACCTGTTCCTCAAGCTGGGCATCAGCCCCGACGTCGTGACGTTCGTCGGCACGCTGGGCGTCACGGCCGGTGCGCTGTGGTTCTTCCCGCGAGGCGAGTTCTTCGTCGGTGTCCTCGTCGTGACCGCCTTCGTCTTCTCCGACATGGTCGACGGCCTGATGGCCCGCAAGTCGGGTCGCTCGAGCGCATGGGGCGCGTTCCTCGACTCGACGCTCGACCGGATCGGCGATGCGGCGATCTTCGGCGGCCTGGTCCTCTGGTACGCCGGTGACGGCAACGACCTCCTGATGACGAGCGTCGCGCTGTGGTGCCTCGTCGGAGGCCAGCTCACCTCGTACGCGCGAGCGCGCGCCGAGGCGCTCGGCATGGAGGCCAAGGGCGGGATCGCCGAGCGGTCCGACCGACTGGTCGCGGTGCTCGCGATGACCGGTCTCTCGGGTCTGTTCGACCTTCCCGTGCTGAGGACGATCGTGCTGTGGACTCTCGCGGTGGCGAGCACCATCACCGTCGTGCAACGGATCCTCATGGTTCGCAGACAGGCGCTGGCGCAGGCATGA